A window from Methylococcus mesophilus encodes these proteins:
- a CDS encoding heavy metal translocating P-type ATPase: MLPRRQGRTSAAWGGTATAQHRIDYGERFKYPALALGASVVAAPLELPFAPAVVGIVLARAAFPLWRRTLANLKKTGRPNADLLDSLWVLVHGATGEMFAPALAICLTETARVLRDLTAIAGERRKPDMVPNRQYWIERKGRRRLVLAKDLLRDDHVFLGPGDRVPGDGVVVGGDGLIDEHDLLGGAKLVPRTVLDEVYAASLLTQGRLVVEMRGLGAETRMAQMAETVKERPWKETRISNYMEEIGNQAVMPAIGASALVFAVTASLPRAVAPLQLDFAQGIGVSAPVPVLASLHHAAQNRILVRSGHALEQLAKVDAVVFDKTGTLTERGVEVGSVETSLSSASEDELLYWAGSANRYVLRPFSAALVAYAEARGVALTVSDPLDYSDSGVVSYVDGREIIVGTFQFLESHGIPVDAEYHRRHDGVILNRSIRYVVRDREVLGAIFFSNALRRESAVTIETLRRMGITCYLLTGDTSKSANAVAYKLGIKPGCTFAEASPEHKVEVLRRLRRKHNAVAYVGDGINDAPAMSHADVAVSFQQATDLARETADVVLLDDGLQGLCYGIETAREAMRLVHQNVAAVTAANIAVVAGGVFFNLGTVSAVVVNNGAALLACLNGMRPLYSGERRDPEIERTTLRDDEGLLGIPWRKRGRAGVDDILGGHSGHAEPA, translated from the coding sequence GTGCTTCCTCGGCGCCAGGGCAGGACGTCCGCTGCTTGGGGCGGGACGGCGACGGCACAGCACAGGATCGACTATGGCGAACGGTTCAAATATCCCGCCCTGGCGCTCGGCGCTTCGGTGGTCGCCGCGCCTCTGGAATTGCCGTTCGCACCTGCCGTCGTCGGTATCGTCCTCGCGCGCGCCGCTTTTCCGTTGTGGAGGCGCACGCTCGCCAACCTGAAGAAGACCGGACGTCCCAACGCCGACCTTCTCGATTCGCTCTGGGTCCTGGTTCACGGCGCGACGGGCGAAATGTTCGCACCCGCCCTGGCCATCTGCCTCACCGAGACCGCCCGCGTGCTCAGGGATCTGACTGCCATTGCCGGCGAGCGGCGCAAGCCCGACATGGTTCCCAACCGGCAGTACTGGATCGAGCGCAAGGGCAGAAGGCGGCTGGTCCTGGCGAAGGACCTGCTCAGGGACGATCACGTCTTCCTGGGACCCGGCGACCGGGTGCCGGGCGATGGTGTCGTGGTGGGCGGTGACGGGCTGATCGACGAGCACGATCTGCTGGGAGGGGCCAAGCTGGTGCCGCGCACGGTCCTCGATGAAGTCTATGCGGCGTCTCTCCTGACCCAGGGGCGCCTGGTGGTGGAGATGCGCGGGCTGGGGGCGGAAACGCGGATGGCGCAGATGGCGGAAACGGTCAAGGAGCGGCCCTGGAAGGAAACCCGGATCAGCAACTACATGGAAGAGATCGGCAACCAGGCGGTGATGCCGGCGATCGGGGCCAGCGCGCTGGTATTCGCAGTCACCGCCAGCCTCCCCAGGGCCGTCGCGCCGCTGCAGTTGGATTTCGCCCAGGGCATCGGCGTCAGCGCGCCGGTCCCGGTGCTGGCTTCGCTCCATCATGCCGCGCAGAACCGGATTCTCGTCCGCAGTGGACATGCGCTGGAGCAGTTGGCGAAGGTGGACGCCGTGGTGTTCGACAAGACAGGAACACTGACCGAGCGTGGTGTGGAGGTCGGTTCGGTGGAGACCTCACTGTCTTCGGCGTCCGAAGACGAACTGCTGTACTGGGCGGGATCGGCGAACCGCTACGTGCTGCGGCCGTTCAGCGCCGCCCTGGTCGCGTATGCCGAAGCCAGAGGCGTGGCGCTGACGGTCAGCGACCCGCTGGATTACTCCGATTCCGGCGTCGTGTCCTACGTGGATGGGCGCGAAATCATCGTCGGGACGTTCCAGTTTCTGGAGTCGCACGGCATTCCGGTGGACGCCGAGTATCACCGCCGGCACGACGGCGTCATCCTCAACCGCTCGATCCGCTACGTCGTCCGCGACCGCGAGGTCCTGGGCGCGATTTTCTTCAGCAACGCCCTTCGGCGGGAAAGCGCGGTCACCATCGAGACTTTGAGGCGGATGGGTATTACGTGTTACCTGCTGACGGGGGACACCAGCAAGTCCGCGAACGCGGTGGCATACAAGCTCGGCATCAAGCCGGGCTGCACTTTCGCGGAAGCGTCTCCCGAGCACAAGGTGGAAGTGCTGCGCAGATTGCGCCGGAAGCACAACGCGGTTGCCTATGTGGGCGACGGTATCAACGACGCACCCGCCATGAGCCACGCCGACGTAGCGGTCTCCTTCCAGCAGGCGACCGATCTCGCCCGGGAAACTGCGGATGTGGTGCTGCTCGACGACGGCCTCCAGGGGCTGTGCTATGGCATCGAGACCGCCCGCGAGGCGATGCGGCTGGTGCATCAGAACGTCGCGGCGGTCACGGCCGCGAACATCGCCGTAGTGGCCGGCGGGGTTTTCTTCAACCTGGGGACGGTGAGCGCGGTCGTCGTCAACAACGGGGCGGCGCTTCTGGCTTGCCTCAACGGCATGCGGCCGCTTTATTCGGGCGAGCGCAGGGATCCGGAGATAGAGCGGACCACGCTTCGGGACGATGAAGGCCTGCTGGGTATCCCCTGGCGCAAGCGCGGCCGCGCCGGCGTCGATGACATTCTCGGCGGCCATTCGGGACACGCCGAGCCGGCCTAG
- a CDS encoding DeoR/GlpR family DNA-binding transcription regulator, which translates to MVSEGPSSAGFRASDLLALSPPERRLLQWLMRRGSGSVREAAERFEVPEEEAGSQLDALEKQGFVVAEVAAGPKSYRPKFGRSRTGRKPPSGIWGKLEGS; encoded by the coding sequence ATGGTGTCGGAGGGTCCTTCATCCGCCGGTTTCAGGGCCAGCGACCTGCTCGCGCTGTCGCCCCCCGAGCGCCGCCTTCTCCAATGGCTGATGCGCCGCGGCTCGGGTTCCGTCCGCGAAGCCGCCGAGCGGTTCGAAGTGCCGGAGGAGGAGGCGGGAAGCCAACTGGATGCGCTGGAGAAGCAGGGTTTCGTCGTTGCGGAGGTCGCCGCCGGGCCGAAGTCGTACCGGCCGAAATTCGGCCGTTCGCGCACGGGCCGGAAGCCGCCATCCGGCATTTGGGGAAAACTCGAAGGTTCGTGA
- a CDS encoding MinD/ParA family ATP-binding protein: MGKIISVHSFRGGTGKSNVTANLAALLARRGKRVGIVDTDIQSPGIHVLFNLSPERFRYALNDYLWGKCRIEDAAYDVSGVLEGHRLKDAGSLHLIPGSMRTGEITRILRDGYDVGLLNSGFQELMERLELTHLLIDTHPGVNEETLLSIAISDILLLILRPDQQDYQGTAITVELARQLEVEQMFMLVNKAINPQDFGALKQRVESTYHVPVLGVLPLSGDVAILGSGGIFALANPEHPVTSVLEAAAQQIDAA; encoded by the coding sequence GTGGGAAAAATCATATCCGTACATTCCTTTCGCGGCGGCACCGGCAAGTCCAACGTGACGGCGAACCTCGCCGCCCTGCTGGCCCGCCGCGGCAAACGGGTCGGCATCGTCGACACGGACATCCAGTCACCGGGCATCCATGTCCTGTTCAACCTCTCGCCGGAGCGGTTCCGCTACGCGCTGAACGACTACCTGTGGGGAAAATGCCGGATCGAAGACGCCGCCTATGACGTCAGCGGTGTGCTGGAAGGACATCGGCTGAAGGATGCCGGTTCCCTGCACCTGATACCGGGCAGCATGCGCACAGGGGAGATCACCCGGATCCTGCGCGACGGCTACGACGTCGGCCTCCTCAACAGCGGATTCCAGGAGCTGATGGAGCGGCTGGAACTCACCCATCTGCTGATCGACACCCATCCCGGCGTCAACGAGGAAACCCTGCTGTCGATCGCCATTTCCGACATCCTGCTGCTGATCCTGCGTCCCGACCAGCAGGACTACCAGGGCACGGCGATCACGGTCGAACTGGCGCGCCAGCTCGAGGTGGAGCAGATGTTCATGCTGGTCAACAAGGCGATCAATCCACAGGATTTCGGCGCGTTGAAGCAGCGGGTCGAGTCGACTTACCATGTGCCCGTGCTCGGGGTCCTGCCCCTCTCGGGCGACGTCGCCATTCTGGGCAGCGGTGGCATCTTCGCCCTGGCGAATCCCGAACACCCCGTGACTTCCGTGTTGGAGGCGGCGGCGCAGCAGATCGACGCCGCCTGA
- a CDS encoding cation-translocating P-type ATPase, with amino-acid sequence MEKNLYAADTIVSSLPSGGTRVSVLRMPAPGRLRVKVAGLYRCDDLQRALEALPAEAQALRMVSANPVTGNALIVFDPQCPLAAVLSELERCALIHGAPFPVPASRPVSSRGAAEPKRGRGKRPGAAPRPQLSPVVADTARAKESWHTLDPEDVLSRLSANRDGLSSTVAVDRLAQHGHNVLTEIKQRSSVAMFLEQFASPPVALLGLSAAVSIATGGMADAVVIVGVVLINAVIGYVTEAQAQKTIDALGKIGPTQALVMRDGVKLSVALEDVVPGDILVLSPGSYIAADARLLSSNQLTVDESALTGESLPVSKRHAFVGTKDTPLGDRKNMLHMGTIVTGGSGQAIVVATGRHTEIGLIQSLVGEVKTPETPLQRQLDEMGKQLALASSGICVFVFGLGVLRGAPALQMLKTAISLAVAAVPEGLPTVATSTLALGIREMKKRHVLIRQLPSVESLGSVQTLCLDKTGTLTENCMRVVSLKTLAQDITLSASGEFRSNGQTVQPAEAEDLRRLMQVVALCSEVQLNGDGGRPGLDGSPTEMALVEMAMHAGEDVAVLRQSLPLVKTVHRAEGRPYMLTVHDTGGEEHLIAIKGSPTHVLALCDRRMEGSELVVLDEDQRAAIVEQNELMAGQALRVLGMAYGYSKDTSTAAISDKLIWLGVVGMEDTMRPGMAELMAQFHDAGIDTVMITGDQSATAFAFGSRLNLNDKKPLEIVDSTNLDELDPDVLKGIVRDTTVFARVAPAQKLRIVQALQANGRVVAMTGDGINDGPALKASDVGVALGNGSDVARSVADVVLEDDNLHTMITAVQQGRTIYRNIRKSLAYLLSGNLAEIEIMLIATAIGAGEALNPMQLLWINLVTDILPAVGLSLEPPESDVLKEKPRDPKEKIFRREDLLRLLRQSLVVSAGTLGVYGYSLARYGLGPASSTNAFMTLTVGQMFHAISCRSERTTVLDARAGNPVLVSGVAATVALQAFAAVFPPLRGLLRLTPISPADWAVIAAGSVLPFVANEAIKLLPSKEPESENRA; translated from the coding sequence ATGGAAAAGAACCTCTATGCGGCCGATACGATCGTGAGCTCCCTGCCTTCCGGCGGGACCCGGGTCAGCGTGCTGCGGATGCCCGCTCCCGGCCGGCTGCGCGTCAAGGTGGCGGGCCTGTACCGCTGCGACGACCTGCAGCGGGCGCTCGAAGCCTTGCCGGCCGAAGCGCAGGCGCTGCGTATGGTGAGCGCCAATCCGGTCACCGGCAATGCCCTGATCGTCTTCGATCCGCAATGCCCGTTGGCCGCAGTGCTTTCGGAACTGGAGCGATGCGCCTTGATTCATGGGGCGCCTTTTCCCGTTCCCGCTTCCAGGCCGGTATCGAGCCGTGGCGCGGCGGAACCTAAACGTGGGCGGGGCAAGCGCCCCGGGGCCGCCCCGCGTCCGCAGCTTTCCCCCGTCGTCGCGGACACCGCGAGAGCCAAGGAGAGCTGGCACACCCTGGACCCCGAAGACGTGCTGTCCCGCCTCTCGGCGAACCGGGACGGCCTGAGCTCCACCGTCGCCGTGGACAGGCTGGCGCAGCACGGGCACAACGTGCTGACCGAGATCAAGCAGCGTTCGTCGGTGGCGATGTTCCTGGAACAGTTCGCCAGTCCTCCGGTGGCCCTGCTGGGGCTTTCGGCGGCCGTCTCCATTGCTACCGGCGGCATGGCCGACGCCGTGGTGATCGTTGGCGTGGTATTGATCAATGCCGTGATCGGCTATGTCACCGAAGCTCAGGCGCAGAAGACGATCGACGCCCTCGGCAAGATCGGACCGACCCAGGCCCTCGTCATGCGCGACGGCGTCAAGCTTTCGGTCGCCCTGGAAGACGTGGTGCCGGGCGATATCCTGGTGCTCTCTCCGGGCTCCTACATCGCGGCGGACGCGCGCCTGCTGAGCAGCAACCAGCTCACCGTCGACGAATCGGCGCTGACCGGCGAGAGTCTGCCGGTGAGCAAACGCCACGCCTTCGTCGGCACCAAGGACACGCCCCTGGGCGACCGCAAGAACATGCTGCACATGGGCACCATCGTGACCGGCGGCAGCGGCCAGGCGATCGTGGTGGCAACCGGCCGCCACACCGAGATCGGTCTGATCCAGTCCCTGGTCGGCGAGGTGAAAACGCCGGAAACACCCTTGCAGCGCCAGCTCGACGAAATGGGCAAGCAGCTGGCGCTGGCCTCCAGCGGCATCTGCGTGTTCGTGTTCGGGCTGGGCGTGCTGCGGGGAGCGCCCGCCCTGCAGATGCTGAAGACCGCGATTTCGCTGGCGGTGGCCGCCGTGCCCGAGGGCTTGCCCACGGTGGCGACCTCCACGTTGGCGCTCGGCATCCGGGAGATGAAGAAGCGCCACGTACTGATCCGCCAGTTGCCTTCCGTGGAGAGCTTGGGCTCGGTACAGACGCTGTGTCTGGACAAGACCGGCACGCTGACCGAGAACTGCATGCGGGTCGTCAGCCTCAAGACACTGGCGCAGGACATCACCCTGTCCGCTTCGGGCGAATTCCGGTCTAACGGGCAGACGGTCCAGCCGGCCGAGGCGGAAGATTTACGGCGCCTGATGCAGGTCGTGGCCCTGTGCAGCGAGGTGCAGCTGAACGGCGATGGCGGCCGGCCGGGTCTGGACGGCTCGCCGACCGAAATGGCGCTGGTGGAAATGGCGATGCATGCCGGCGAGGACGTCGCGGTGCTGCGTCAAAGCCTGCCGCTGGTCAAGACCGTGCATCGGGCCGAGGGGCGGCCGTACATGCTGACCGTCCACGACACCGGCGGCGAGGAACATCTTATCGCCATCAAGGGCAGCCCCACTCATGTCTTGGCGCTGTGCGACCGGCGCATGGAAGGAAGCGAACTGGTGGTCCTGGACGAGGACCAGCGGGCGGCCATCGTGGAGCAGAACGAACTCATGGCCGGGCAGGCGCTCCGGGTGCTGGGCATGGCCTACGGGTACTCCAAGGACACCTCGACTGCGGCGATTTCCGACAAGCTCATCTGGCTGGGTGTGGTGGGCATGGAGGACACCATGCGGCCGGGCATGGCCGAACTGATGGCCCAGTTCCACGATGCCGGCATCGATACCGTGATGATCACCGGTGATCAGAGCGCCACCGCCTTCGCCTTCGGCTCGCGGCTCAATCTCAACGATAAGAAGCCGCTGGAAATCGTCGATTCGACCAACCTGGACGAACTCGATCCGGATGTGCTGAAGGGCATCGTGCGCGACACCACGGTGTTCGCGCGGGTGGCGCCGGCGCAGAAGCTGCGCATCGTCCAGGCCTTGCAGGCCAACGGGCGGGTGGTCGCCATGACCGGCGACGGCATCAATGACGGCCCGGCGCTGAAGGCGTCGGACGTCGGCGTCGCGCTCGGCAACGGCAGCGACGTGGCGCGCTCCGTGGCCGACGTGGTGCTGGAGGATGACAACCTGCACACCATGATCACGGCGGTGCAGCAGGGCCGGACGATCTACCGCAACATCCGCAAGAGCCTGGCGTATCTGCTGAGCGGCAATCTCGCCGAGATCGAGATCATGCTGATCGCGACCGCGATCGGAGCAGGTGAAGCGCTGAATCCGATGCAGCTCTTGTGGATCAATCTCGTCACCGACATCCTGCCGGCCGTCGGCCTGTCCCTGGAGCCGCCGGAAAGCGACGTGCTCAAGGAGAAGCCGCGCGATCCGAAGGAAAAGATCTTCCGGCGCGAAGACCTGCTCCGGCTGCTCCGCCAGTCCCTGGTGGTCTCGGCCGGTACCCTCGGCGTCTACGGCTACAGCCTGGCGCGCTACGGGTTGGGGCCTGCGTCCTCCACCAACGCATTCATGACGCTGACCGTAGGCCAGATGTTCCACGCGATCAGTTGCCGTTCCGAGCGGACGACGGTGCTGGATGCGCGGGCCGGCAACCCGGTGCTGGTGTCCGGCGTCGCCGCGACCGTGGCGCTGCAGGCCTTCGCGGCGGTGTTCCCGCCGTTGCGGGGCTTGCTGCGGTTGACGCCGATCAGCCCGGCGGACTGGGCGGTGATCGCAGCCGGCTCGGTACTCCCGTTCGTGGCCAATGAAGCCATCAAACTGCTCCCTTCCAAGGAACCCGAAAGCGAGAACCGTGCATGA
- a CDS encoding bifunctional metallophosphatase/5'-nucleotidase, whose translation MNSHIIVRTLAASALSGLSVIHAARLNAAPGPAVASGGEQTIAVKVIAINDFHGNLRPPGNLVLNNTTVAAGGVAHLAGYIRKLRAANPDHVLVSAGDLIGASPLVSANFQDEPTIEAMNLLGLDFNAVGNHEFDEGRDELLRMQRGGCHPELERADRSCREQELSPMIRSKVGQTFKGAEFRFLAANVFDRKSGGTLFPAYGIKQFHGRKIGFIGLTLKATPNLVKPSGVKDLEFRDEAETVNALVPVLRSQGIEAIIVLIHEGGHPGGGPDGCSGISGPILDIVHRLDPEVDLVVSGHTHETYACRLPNAAGEPVLVTSAHDYGRLVSDIDLVLDANTGEVTSAAARNLVVSRDVQPEPLLARLVEDYGRLSRPIEERIVGRITATFSRTPNDAGESTLGDLIADAQLEATRSRKHGAAAIAFMNSGGMRADFSYAPARKGRVSYREAFDVQPFGGTLVTMTLTGAQIEQLLEQQFPGCPNGQPANRILQVSAGFEYAWNAGGKACDKVDPASIRLGGKPVAAGTTYRIATNNFLADGGDGFTLFTEGTKRMAAVPELSALERYFVRHSPLTPGAPRRITRLP comes from the coding sequence GTGAATTCCCACATCATCGTACGGACATTGGCAGCCTCCGCCCTGTCCGGCCTCTCCGTCATTCATGCCGCCCGTCTCAACGCGGCGCCTGGTCCCGCGGTTGCATCAGGCGGCGAACAAACCATTGCAGTCAAGGTCATCGCGATCAACGACTTCCACGGCAATCTGCGGCCGCCCGGAAACCTGGTGCTGAACAATACCACCGTGGCCGCCGGCGGTGTCGCTCATCTCGCGGGGTACATCCGCAAACTCAGGGCCGCCAATCCGGACCACGTCCTGGTTTCCGCCGGCGATCTGATCGGCGCCAGCCCGCTGGTTTCCGCCAACTTCCAGGACGAGCCCACTATCGAGGCGATGAATCTGCTCGGCCTGGACTTCAACGCGGTGGGAAACCACGAATTCGACGAAGGCCGCGACGAGCTTCTGCGCATGCAGCGCGGCGGGTGCCATCCCGAACTGGAACGGGCGGACCGGTCCTGCCGGGAACAGGAACTCAGCCCGATGATCCGCTCGAAAGTCGGCCAGACTTTCAAGGGTGCCGAGTTCCGCTTCCTGGCCGCCAACGTCTTCGACCGAAAGAGCGGCGGAACGCTGTTCCCGGCGTACGGCATCAAGCAGTTCCACGGCCGGAAAATCGGCTTCATCGGCCTGACCCTGAAAGCCACGCCAAACCTGGTCAAGCCGAGCGGCGTCAAGGACCTCGAATTTCGCGACGAAGCGGAAACCGTCAATGCCCTGGTTCCCGTCCTGCGCTCCCAGGGGATCGAAGCCATCATCGTGCTGATCCATGAAGGCGGACATCCCGGCGGCGGCCCGGACGGCTGCAGCGGCATCTCCGGACCGATCCTTGACATCGTGCACCGGCTCGATCCGGAAGTCGACCTGGTCGTCAGTGGCCATACCCATGAGACCTACGCCTGCCGCCTGCCCAACGCCGCCGGCGAACCGGTGCTCGTCACCAGCGCCCACGACTACGGCCGCCTGGTCAGCGACATCGACCTGGTGCTGGATGCGAACACCGGCGAGGTCACTTCGGCGGCGGCACGCAATCTGGTGGTGAGCCGCGACGTCCAACCGGAGCCGCTGCTCGCCCGGCTGGTCGAGGATTACGGCCGGCTTTCCCGCCCGATCGAGGAGCGGATCGTCGGCCGCATCACCGCGACCTTCAGCCGGACGCCCAACGATGCCGGCGAGTCCACCCTGGGGGACCTCATCGCCGACGCCCAGTTGGAAGCGACGCGCAGCCGCAAACACGGTGCCGCCGCCATCGCCTTCATGAACAGCGGCGGCATGCGGGCGGATTTCTCCTATGCCCCCGCGAGGAAAGGACGGGTAAGCTACCGCGAGGCATTCGACGTCCAGCCGTTCGGTGGAACGCTGGTCACGATGACTCTGACGGGCGCTCAGATCGAGCAGCTCCTGGAGCAGCAGTTTCCGGGCTGCCCGAACGGCCAGCCGGCCAACCGGATTCTGCAGGTCTCCGCCGGCTTCGAATATGCGTGGAACGCCGGCGGGAAAGCCTGCGACAAGGTCGATCCGGCCTCCATCAGGCTCGGCGGCAAACCGGTCGCCGCCGGAACGACCTACCGGATCGCCACCAACAATTTCCTGGCCGACGGCGGCGACGGCTTCACGCTGTTCACCGAGGGCACGAAACGCATGGCCGCCGTGCCGGAGCTGTCGGCACTGGAGCGCTATTTCGTCCGGCACTCGCCGCTGACGCCGGGAGCGCCCCGCCGGATCACGCGCCTTCCCTGA
- a CDS encoding cache domain-containing protein — MISIRVVFPFIFALQIFVAVGLTGAIAYVSHMREAQDTAKEILELIGNTIDDQLYRFLSQPIDLTQVYADGLRSQPDLRLDDLLEPRLVKRLSNGVWTQAQMTRWANLSIANPAGQNLRFDRREYGKKVVKVSDIRRGGTVEWRLLENYGKGGTPLEVQEAAYDPRTEAYYQEALAKGGLVISPIHFSPVLQGSAPVVTVAEPVYAADGRPRAVVSSDIYLAGISRYLQNLHLPNSSIAFLFDAEGHLIAASRGSSSGPTPGRLLLAAESTDPAIRSTAGYIGDRYGFLDVPDAESFKFVRGEQHNYVYTDHLLTDRQFAGLGLDWRLAVVIAEGDLIENLITGIHSAAWLSLGLLVLAIAVGLRTGAWMIRPILTLGKVAAALEKDELDARHLDIRQLERDTCRRNEFGELARIFLRMVQEVRARHDLLEAQLEQLRVNIDETDTQAKIRQIADSEFFADLKAKARRIRDERKRAAEPSARAFAEHEP, encoded by the coding sequence ATGATATCGATCAGGGTCGTATTCCCCTTTATTTTTGCTCTGCAGATATTCGTCGCCGTGGGACTGACGGGGGCCATCGCTTACGTCAGCCACATGAGGGAGGCGCAGGACACCGCCAAGGAAATCCTCGAATTGATCGGGAATACGATCGACGACCAGCTCTACCGTTTTCTGTCCCAGCCCATTGATCTGACCCAGGTTTACGCGGATGGCCTCAGAAGCCAGCCGGATCTTCGGCTCGACGATCTGCTGGAGCCCAGGCTGGTGAAGAGGCTCTCGAACGGCGTCTGGACCCAGGCCCAGATGACGCGCTGGGCGAATCTCAGTATCGCCAATCCCGCCGGGCAGAACCTCAGGTTCGATCGCAGGGAGTACGGCAAGAAAGTGGTCAAGGTGTCCGACATCCGGCGGGGCGGCACGGTCGAATGGCGTTTGCTGGAGAATTACGGGAAGGGTGGTACGCCGCTGGAGGTACAGGAGGCTGCCTACGATCCCCGTACCGAGGCGTACTACCAGGAAGCGCTGGCCAAGGGCGGCCTGGTGATCTCGCCGATCCACTTCAGCCCGGTTCTGCAGGGATCGGCGCCGGTCGTGACGGTGGCCGAGCCGGTCTATGCGGCGGACGGCAGGCCCAGGGCGGTGGTCTCGTCCGACATCTATCTGGCCGGCATCAGCCGTTATCTGCAGAACCTCCATCTGCCGAATTCCTCCATTGCTTTTCTCTTCGACGCAGAAGGCCACCTGATCGCAGCTTCGCGCGGCTCGTCCTCGGGCCCGACGCCAGGGCGGCTGCTGCTTGCGGCCGAAAGCACGGATCCGGCCATTCGCAGCACGGCCGGATACATCGGCGACCGCTATGGCTTTCTCGATGTTCCAGACGCCGAGTCATTCAAATTCGTGCGCGGCGAGCAGCACAATTATGTGTATACCGACCATCTCCTGACGGACCGGCAGTTCGCCGGCCTGGGCCTGGACTGGCGACTGGCGGTGGTGATCGCCGAAGGCGACTTGATCGAAAATCTCATCACCGGCATCCACTCGGCCGCCTGGCTGTCGCTGGGCCTGCTGGTGCTGGCCATAGCCGTGGGCCTGCGGACCGGAGCCTGGATGATCCGTCCCATCCTCACCTTGGGTAAGGTGGCGGCCGCCCTGGAAAAAGACGAACTCGACGCACGGCACCTCGACATCCGTCAGCTCGAGCGCGACACCTGCCGGCGCAACGAATTCGGCGAACTGGCCCGCATCTTCCTGCGCATGGTCCAGGAAGTGCGGGCTCGTCACGATTTGCTCGAGGCCCAGTTGGAGCAGCTTCGGGTCAACATCGACGAGACCGACACGCAGGCCAAGATCAGGCAGATCGCCGACAGCGAATTCTTTGCCGATCTGAAAGCCAAGGCCAGGCGCATCCGGGACGAGCGGAAGCGCGCCGCGGAACCTTCGGCGCGGGCTTTCGCCGAGCATGAACCTTGA
- the metK gene encoding methionine adenosyltransferase, which translates to MKKTFLFTSEAVTEGHPDCVCDIISDAVVDRFLQQDPYARVVTECALSKSVIFLAARFASTAVVDIPELARRTIEDIGYHPEEFSAPESTVVTSFIVQSLEGRAERDEAEMTDKELDKLTVKNQVTQFGFACSQTPELLPLPIVLARRLARQLTGARRRGEVPYLSPDCTTQVGVEFDKGKPARIHSIALIAGTHGVPDLSLEELRGDLDKWVIAPAFEGEAVRPDKKTEIFVNPRGMLHRSGPAAHSGMTGRKSASDTYGGYARHAGSALSGKGPLRIDRVAAYAARHAAKNVVAAGLAEECEVQLSYTIGQARPVSVQVSTFGTGSIGEDIIKQRLEKRFDFRLGAIVRDFNLRRLPAEYRGSFYRMLPGYGHFGASFTALPWERTDKADLLAGD; encoded by the coding sequence ATGAAAAAGACATTCCTGTTCACTTCCGAGGCCGTGACCGAAGGTCATCCCGATTGCGTGTGCGACATCATCAGCGATGCGGTGGTCGACCGGTTCCTGCAGCAGGACCCTTACGCCCGGGTGGTGACCGAGTGCGCCTTGTCGAAGAGCGTCATTTTTCTGGCGGCGCGCTTCGCTTCGACCGCGGTGGTGGACATCCCCGAGCTGGCACGGCGCACCATCGAGGACATCGGCTACCATCCGGAAGAATTCTCCGCGCCCGAGTCCACCGTGGTGACCAGCTTCATCGTGCAGTCGCTGGAAGGCCGTGCCGAGCGCGACGAAGCGGAAATGACCGACAAGGAGCTGGATAAGCTCACGGTCAAGAACCAGGTGACCCAGTTCGGCTTCGCCTGCAGCCAGACGCCCGAGCTGCTGCCGCTGCCCATCGTGCTGGCCCGCCGTCTGGCCCGGCAGTTGACCGGGGCGCGGCGTCGCGGTGAGGTACCCTATCTTTCCCCGGATTGCACGACCCAGGTCGGTGTCGAATTCGACAAGGGCAAGCCGGCGCGCATCCACAGCATCGCCCTGATCGCCGGCACCCACGGCGTGCCGGACCTGAGTCTGGAGGAACTGCGCGGCGACCTCGACAAATGGGTAATTGCGCCGGCGTTCGAAGGCGAGGCGGTGCGGCCCGACAAGAAGACCGAAATCTTCGTCAACCCGCGCGGCATGCTGCACCGCAGCGGACCCGCGGCGCATTCCGGAATGACCGGACGCAAGAGCGCGAGCGACACCTACGGTGGCTATGCCCGCCATGCCGGGTCGGCCCTGAGCGGCAAGGGGCCGTTGCGGATCGACCGGGTGGCCGCCTACGCCGCCCGCCATGCGGCGAAAAACGTGGTCGCGGCGGGGCTGGCCGAGGAGTGCGAGGTCCAGCTCAGCTATACCATCGGCCAGGCCCGCCCGGTCAGTGTGCAGGTGTCGACTTTCGGGACCGGCAGCATCGGCGAGGACATCATCAAGCAGAGGCTGGAGAAGCGTTTCGATTTCCGGCTCGGCGCCATCGTCCGTGACTTCAATCTGCGGCGGCTGCCCGCCGAGTACCGGGGCAGCTTCTACCGCATGTTGCCGGGCTACGGCCATTTCGGGGCGTCGTTCACGGCGCTGCCCTGGGAGCGGACGGACAAGGCGGATCTGCTGGCAGGCGACTGA